The Novipirellula artificiosorum genome includes a window with the following:
- a CDS encoding sulfatase-like hydrolase/transferase, whose translation MANRFPAALTLPCCLCFAPTLLVASAACRTSTAADPTVRPNIVLVMADDQGWGQTGYYNHPILKTPHLDAMAAGGLRFDRFYAGAPVCSPTRASVLTGRSNDRTGVESHGYALRRQETTLAQILKKAGYVTGHFGKWHLNGLRGPGVPILDSDSHHPGHFGFDHWLSVSNFFDRDPLLSRRGKFEEFQGDSSEIVVSEALEFIDRQSSSRQPFFAVIWYGTPHQPWRASDADCEPFESLNAASQQHHGELVAMDRSIGMLRQGLRESKIAEKTLVWYCSDNGGLPKIQPDTTAGLRGHKGTLFEGGLRVPAIIEWPQHVKRRVTNYPACTMDILPTLLDLLQIDPPQPSRSIDGVSLKPLFTQNLERREKPIPFRHLGRAAWIDNQYKLLTQDIGEGTFSLYDLQSDSGETHDIAADQPELAAKLQAELIAWSESVDNSVAGLDYPERSVDPSEPQPRFWREVDGYKTFFPEWKNRWEYKSQLQP comes from the coding sequence ATGGCGAATCGATTTCCCGCAGCTCTCACGTTGCCTTGCTGCTTGTGCTTCGCCCCCACCTTGCTGGTTGCCTCTGCTGCCTGCCGTACTTCGACCGCAGCCGATCCAACGGTTCGGCCCAATATTGTGTTGGTGATGGCAGATGATCAAGGTTGGGGGCAAACGGGTTATTACAACCACCCCATCCTCAAAACACCTCACTTGGATGCAATGGCAGCCGGTGGGCTGCGTTTCGATCGGTTCTATGCAGGAGCCCCGGTCTGTTCGCCGACGCGTGCCAGCGTGCTGACCGGCCGATCGAACGATCGCACCGGCGTCGAGAGTCACGGCTATGCGCTCCGCCGGCAAGAGACGACGTTGGCACAAATCTTGAAAAAGGCCGGCTATGTGACGGGGCATTTCGGAAAATGGCATCTCAACGGCCTGCGCGGACCAGGCGTTCCTATCCTGGATTCCGACTCGCACCATCCCGGCCACTTTGGATTCGATCATTGGTTGTCGGTCAGCAACTTTTTCGACAGGGATCCCTTGCTGAGTCGGCGAGGCAAGTTCGAAGAGTTCCAAGGAGATTCATCGGAGATCGTTGTGAGCGAAGCACTGGAATTTATCGACCGGCAATCAAGCTCGCGTCAACCCTTCTTCGCTGTCATTTGGTACGGCACGCCCCACCAACCCTGGCGGGCCAGTGACGCGGATTGCGAACCGTTTGAATCGCTGAACGCGGCCTCGCAACAACACCATGGCGAATTGGTGGCGATGGACCGTAGCATCGGGATGCTGCGGCAGGGACTTCGAGAATCGAAGATCGCCGAAAAGACGCTGGTGTGGTACTGCAGCGACAATGGGGGACTGCCGAAAATCCAACCGGATACCACCGCGGGACTGCGAGGCCACAAAGGGACCCTCTTTGAGGGCGGACTACGCGTTCCTGCGATCATCGAATGGCCCCAGCACGTAAAACGTCGCGTGACCAACTACCCCGCCTGTACGATGGATATTCTGCCGACACTCCTCGATCTGCTTCAGATCGATCCGCCGCAGCCCTCCCGTTCAATCGACGGCGTCAGCCTGAAACCCTTGTTCACCCAGAACCTCGAGCGTCGTGAAAAGCCGATTCCTTTCCGTCACCTTGGACGCGCTGCGTGGATCGACAATCAATACAAACTGCTCACTCAAGACATCGGCGAGGGAACGTTCTCGTTGTATGATCTGCAGTCGGATTCCGGTGAGACACACGACATCGCTGCGGACCAACCCGAGCTTGCAGCGAAGTTGCAGGCCGAATTGATCGCCTGGAGTGAGTCGGTCGACAACAGTGTCGCCGGACTCGACTACCCGGAGCGAAGCGTTGACCCCAGCGAACCTCAGCCACGGTTTTGGAGAGAAGTGGATGGGTACAAGACGTTCTTCCCGGAGTGGAAAAACCGCTGGGAATACAAATCACAATTGCAACCGTAG
- a CDS encoding universal stress protein, protein MAGLHANRVVAPIDFSDFSIASIEKAVEIAGDEGAVYAVHVLAELNFAEPGMMYTGVSDQQRVEQVEEQLRNRLAGERFAKVNSVVLIGDPGHEVAGFAEKKEADLIVIASHGYGFFKHMLLGSVAERVVRLAHCPVLVLRS, encoded by the coding sequence ATGGCTGGACTTCACGCAAACAGGGTGGTTGCGCCCATTGACTTTAGCGATTTCTCGATTGCATCGATTGAAAAGGCCGTTGAGATTGCTGGCGACGAAGGAGCCGTCTATGCCGTTCATGTGCTGGCGGAGCTGAACTTTGCAGAGCCGGGCATGATGTACACCGGTGTCTCCGATCAACAACGTGTCGAACAGGTCGAAGAGCAACTTCGCAATCGCCTCGCCGGTGAACGATTTGCAAAGGTGAACTCGGTGGTCTTGATCGGTGACCCTGGCCATGAGGTGGCGGGGTTCGCCGAAAAAAAAGAAGCGGACCTGATCGTGATCGCGTCGCATGGCTACGGATTCTTCAAGCACATGCTGCTTGGATCGGTTGCGGAACGAGTGGTCCGCTTGGCCCACTGCCCCGTGTTGGTGCTGCGTTCCTAG
- a CDS encoding fumarylacetoacetate hydrolase family protein, which produces MAICRFTNARGQAEYAFYRDHQLCPLSSFAHDAPNEWSLLAGNSDWLAKLPQPTDSQWQPAPQRLLPPVAHGGKVICIGLNYRDHAIETGADIPTEPVVFSKFDTALIGHGEPIRLPRIAHQVDYEAELVVVIGKTAKQVSIDTAMDHVLGYTCGHDVSARDWQNGRPGGQWLLGKTFDTFAPLGPCIVTTDELPDPSNLRVRMHLNGEVVQDSTTKQLIFSVPELITHLSQIVTLKPGDIIFTGTPPGVGAARKPPVFLAPGDTCSVEVEGIGTLTNPCVAEGSEYSDSA; this is translated from the coding sequence ATGGCCATTTGCCGATTCACCAATGCTCGTGGACAAGCCGAGTACGCCTTCTACCGCGACCATCAACTTTGTCCGCTGTCTTCGTTCGCCCATGATGCCCCCAACGAGTGGAGCCTGTTGGCTGGCAACTCGGATTGGCTCGCGAAGCTACCGCAGCCAACCGATTCTCAGTGGCAACCGGCGCCCCAGCGATTGCTGCCTCCGGTTGCCCACGGAGGCAAGGTCATCTGCATCGGTTTGAATTACCGCGATCACGCGATTGAAACCGGTGCCGACATACCCACCGAACCGGTCGTCTTCAGCAAGTTCGATACGGCATTGATCGGTCATGGTGAACCCATTCGCTTACCGCGAATCGCGCATCAGGTTGACTATGAGGCCGAATTGGTGGTTGTGATTGGCAAAACAGCGAAACAGGTTTCGATCGACACCGCCATGGACCATGTCTTGGGTTACACCTGCGGGCATGATGTTTCCGCGCGTGATTGGCAAAATGGTCGCCCAGGCGGCCAATGGTTGCTGGGCAAAACGTTCGATACCTTCGCTCCGCTCGGACCCTGCATCGTCACAACCGACGAGTTACCCGACCCCAGTAACCTCCGTGTTCGGATGCACCTCAATGGGGAGGTCGTCCAGGACAGCACGACAAAACAATTGATCTTCTCCGTCCCAGAGCTGATCACGCATCTGTCGCAGATCGTCACGTTGAAACCAGGCGATATCATCTTTACAGGAACACCACCAGGCGTGGGGGCAGCCAGAAAGCCACCGGTCTTCTTGGCGCCGGGCGACACGTGCAGCGTTGAAGTCGAAGGAATCGGTACGTTGACGAACCCCTGCGTTGCCGAAGGAAGCGAGTATTCCGACTCAGCTTGA
- a CDS encoding CCA tRNA nucleotidyltransferase encodes MNPIATPFDFDFSSAPASEALRVIDRLDAAGFTAYLAGGCVRDALLGKTPKDYDVATDATPEAICEVFGKRQTLAFGASFGVIGVLPPRSLSKNRDQPVEPTEVATFRSDGDYSDGRRPDSVHFGSAEADAQRRDFTINGLFYDPKRGQVIDFVSGQRDLDRQILRTIGDPGQRFAEDKLRMLRAVRFTTTLGFQVDQRTAMAICKSAAEIVVVSGERVGVEMRRTMVSPNVLEGLSHLSALGLSPYVLPELDQADQEQLAQLLAEKRTRTFVETLACFLFSIQRHQAGLREITRRWRLSNEEVRKVTAAIEHAPVLATANTHPWSKVQPSLVHRDAATIVAVSRVLAQSTGADPEGLRLVEQAITWPTQKLDPTPLISGGDLADLGIPSGPEYAKILQQVRDMQLDGQLQSRQDAIDWMTAHDASD; translated from the coding sequence TTGAATCCGATTGCCACCCCATTCGACTTTGATTTCTCCTCGGCACCGGCGAGCGAGGCCTTGCGAGTGATCGATCGCTTAGACGCCGCTGGCTTTACCGCTTACTTGGCAGGCGGTTGTGTCCGCGACGCGCTGCTCGGCAAAACACCCAAGGACTACGACGTGGCGACCGATGCGACGCCGGAAGCCATTTGCGAGGTGTTCGGTAAGCGACAAACGCTAGCGTTTGGGGCCAGCTTCGGAGTCATCGGCGTGTTGCCCCCACGATCACTCTCCAAAAATCGTGATCAACCGGTGGAACCCACCGAGGTGGCGACCTTCCGAAGTGACGGGGACTACAGCGACGGTCGACGACCCGATAGCGTTCATTTCGGCAGTGCCGAAGCGGACGCTCAGCGTCGCGACTTTACGATCAACGGACTGTTTTATGATCCCAAAAGGGGCCAAGTGATTGATTTCGTTTCGGGACAACGCGATTTGGATCGCCAAATCCTCCGCACCATCGGTGATCCGGGCCAGCGGTTTGCCGAGGACAAACTGCGCATGCTTCGCGCCGTACGCTTTACGACCACGCTCGGATTTCAAGTCGACCAGCGAACGGCGATGGCAATCTGCAAAAGCGCAGCGGAGATCGTTGTGGTCAGCGGCGAACGAGTTGGTGTCGAAATGCGGCGTACGATGGTCTCGCCCAATGTGCTCGAAGGTCTCAGCCACCTGTCGGCACTAGGGCTGTCACCCTATGTCCTGCCAGAACTCGACCAAGCTGACCAAGAGCAGCTCGCTCAATTGCTCGCAGAAAAGCGGACAAGAACGTTTGTTGAAACGCTGGCCTGCTTTCTGTTCTCGATTCAGCGCCACCAAGCGGGGCTACGCGAAATCACTCGGCGGTGGCGATTGTCAAACGAAGAGGTTCGCAAGGTGACTGCCGCGATCGAGCACGCTCCGGTCTTGGCGACGGCCAATACCCATCCCTGGTCCAAAGTTCAACCCAGCTTGGTCCACCGCGATGCCGCCACGATTGTGGCGGTCAGCCGAGTGTTGGCGCAATCCACAGGTGCCGATCCTGAGGGACTGCGTCTGGTGGAGCAGGCAATCACGTGGCCAACACAGAAACTGGATCCAACGCCCTTGATCTCCGGCGGAGACCTCGCCGATTTGGGGATCCCCTCAGGTCCCGAATACGCAAAGATTTTGCAGCAGGTCCGCGACATGCAACTCGATGGCCAGCTACAATCGCGGCAAGACGCAATCGATTGGATGACCGCCCACGATGCGTCGGACTGA
- a CDS encoding GDP-L-fucose synthase family protein: MSALSGKIYVAGHRGMVGSAVCRRLATESCEVVTASRDQLDLTRPARVEEFFRDEKPDAVVFAAARVGGVLANDTYPVDFLSDNLLMSTAAINGAFAAGVKRFLFLGSTCIYPRDCPQPIREDSLLTGPLEKTNEAYALAKICGLKLCQYYRRQFGVMFHSAMPTNLYGPGDNYHPEHSHVLPALIRRFHEAKQQGFSEVRIWGTGTPRREFLYVDDLADAIAFLLKQDQPPDWVNVGTGVDLPILALASLVAETVGYTGRIVTDPSRPDGTPIKCTDMSLLHSLGWNHRVPLADGLRMTYEHFLSEQRSGQLRSV; this comes from the coding sequence ATGAGTGCACTTTCGGGAAAAATCTACGTTGCCGGCCATCGCGGAATGGTCGGGTCTGCGGTTTGTCGTCGGTTGGCGACCGAATCGTGTGAGGTTGTCACGGCGAGTCGCGATCAGTTGGATCTGACTCGACCGGCAAGAGTCGAGGAATTCTTTCGCGACGAAAAACCGGATGCGGTCGTTTTTGCCGCCGCTCGCGTGGGAGGCGTGCTGGCCAATGATACGTACCCGGTTGATTTTTTGTCGGACAATCTTTTGATGTCGACCGCCGCGATCAATGGGGCCTTTGCCGCCGGCGTCAAGCGATTCCTGTTCCTCGGCAGCACTTGCATTTACCCCCGCGATTGCCCTCAACCGATCCGCGAAGATTCGCTGTTGACGGGGCCGCTGGAAAAGACCAACGAGGCTTACGCGTTGGCGAAGATCTGCGGATTAAAACTCTGTCAGTATTACCGGCGTCAATTCGGAGTGATGTTTCATAGCGCGATGCCGACCAACCTTTACGGTCCGGGTGACAACTATCACCCCGAGCACAGTCATGTGTTACCAGCGTTGATTCGGCGATTCCATGAAGCGAAGCAGCAGGGTTTCTCGGAGGTGAGGATCTGGGGCACCGGAACACCGAGGCGCGAGTTTTTGTATGTGGATGACTTGGCCGATGCGATCGCGTTCTTGCTCAAACAAGATCAACCGCCCGATTGGGTTAACGTCGGGACTGGCGTGGATCTGCCGATTTTGGCGTTGGCTTCGCTGGTCGCCGAAACGGTTGGCTACACCGGTCGTATCGTCACCGATCCGTCACGTCCTGACGGCACACCGATCAAATGCACCGACATGTCGTTGCTGCACTCGCTCGGTTGGAACCACCGAGTGCCATTGGCCGATGGGCTGCGAATGACCTACGAACACTTTTTGAGTGAGCAACGCTCTGGCCAACTTCGGTCGGTCTGA
- a CDS encoding NUDIX hydrolase — protein MNRQQPRFRNKRGVVGVIFREQKLLVIRRSLTVPAPGKLCLPGGTIEKGETEEFALVREMQEELAIDVSPIRLCWRSVTPWGTTLAWWLASLAEDKTPVANPAEVSEVHWMTRSQIRSTSNMLPSLPEFLGASQSGEIELDVAF, from the coding sequence ATGAACAGGCAACAACCAAGATTTCGGAATAAACGCGGCGTCGTGGGAGTGATTTTTCGCGAACAGAAGTTGCTGGTGATCCGCCGTTCGTTAACGGTCCCGGCGCCTGGGAAATTGTGTTTGCCAGGCGGAACGATCGAAAAAGGGGAAACCGAAGAGTTCGCTTTGGTTCGCGAAATGCAGGAGGAATTGGCCATTGACGTCTCCCCGATTCGGCTTTGTTGGCGCAGCGTCACCCCCTGGGGCACCACATTGGCTTGGTGGTTGGCATCGCTGGCGGAGGACAAAACGCCCGTGGCAAACCCGGCCGAGGTGTCGGAGGTTCACTGGATGACCCGCAGCCAAATTCGATCGACGTCCAACATGCTGCCAAGTTTGCCAGAGTTCCTTGGTGCATCCCAGTCGGGCGAAATCGAATTGGATGTCGCCTTCTAA
- a CDS encoding ATP-dependent 6-phosphofructokinase, producing the protein MLSSSCDILSWFSKRDLAVRIGVFCSGGDAPGMNACVRSVVRSATAAGHEVVGINRGYQGLIDQNFFLNAKQQPIMGARDVSNIIQRGGTILRSARCQRFMTDEGVRTAAENLRQHKIDALVPIGGNGTFRGSAELVKHWDGQVVGCPGTIDNDLIGTDFTIGFSTAVETAVDAIDKLRDTAESHERLFLVEVMGRHSGYLALYTALAAGAEIACVPETPTEIPGIVAHLSQLQQTGKKSIIVVVAEGDEEGGALMLAEKLQRAECTFATRTVILGHVQRGGSPSPDDRMLATRLGDFAVKSIGAGATGVMAGEVNSQCVLTPFEKTFTEHKQLPQALIDLLECMSN; encoded by the coding sequence ATGTTGTCATCGTCCTGTGACATTCTATCGTGGTTTTCAAAGCGAGACCTAGCTGTGCGTATCGGTGTTTTTTGTAGTGGTGGAGATGCTCCGGGCATGAACGCTTGTGTCCGTTCGGTCGTCCGCAGTGCGACGGCGGCGGGTCACGAAGTCGTTGGAATCAATCGTGGCTACCAAGGGTTGATCGACCAGAATTTTTTTCTAAACGCCAAGCAGCAGCCCATCATGGGGGCTCGCGATGTCTCGAACATCATCCAAAGAGGCGGAACGATTCTTCGAAGTGCTCGCTGCCAACGATTCATGACCGACGAGGGGGTCCGCACCGCAGCAGAGAACCTTCGTCAACACAAGATTGATGCCTTGGTCCCGATCGGTGGCAACGGGACCTTTCGCGGATCCGCCGAATTGGTCAAACATTGGGACGGACAAGTGGTGGGATGCCCCGGCACCATCGACAACGATCTAATTGGAACCGACTTCACGATCGGTTTCTCGACGGCCGTAGAAACCGCCGTCGATGCGATTGACAAATTACGCGATACCGCCGAGAGCCACGAACGACTCTTCTTGGTCGAAGTGATGGGAAGGCACAGCGGTTACTTAGCGCTGTACACCGCATTGGCTGCCGGAGCCGAGATCGCCTGCGTCCCCGAAACCCCCACGGAGATCCCAGGGATCGTGGCACATCTTAGTCAGTTACAGCAGACCGGAAAGAAATCGATCATCGTCGTTGTCGCGGAAGGGGACGAAGAAGGGGGTGCGTTGATGTTGGCAGAAAAATTACAGCGAGCTGAATGCACGTTTGCCACCCGCACCGTCATTCTTGGCCATGTTCAACGAGGCGGTTCCCCTTCACCCGATGATCGAATGTTGGCGACTCGACTTGGTGATTTTGCAGTCAAGTCGATTGGTGCGGGAGCGACCGGAGTGATGGCTGGCGAGGTCAACAGCCAATGCGTGCTGACTCCATTTGAAAAAACATTCACCGAACACAAACAGTTGCCACAAGCACTGATTGATCTATTGGAATGCATGTCGAACTAA